A single region of the Desulfatiglans sp. genome encodes:
- a CDS encoding glutamate synthase — protein MEKIMSEIMINNIIKSRRELAGELPVNNIFETEEEGGCGVTGFACSIPVRGKHIFEPSKQMHNRGNGRGGGIAAMGFDHRMLGVSSKILKESYILQIAVLEDDVIRELENRFIKPFFNVDFSEKIPRLDDYRDVPGLLAKPPDVWRFFIRVKPAVLKEFIEKNNLGDMTERQAEDEFVYQNSTRINSRYYDATGRQRAFVLSHGRNFFILKVVGFAEEVVRYYKLDDFKANIWIAHQRYPTRGKVWHPAGAHPFIGMNEALVHNGDFANYHSVSEYLKQRNIYPRFLTDTEVSAQLFDLYSRTYGYPLEYLIEALAPTMERDFDKLPVEKQQIYRAIQAAHIHGSPDGPWFFIIARNDTENNRLQLIGITDTAMLRPQVFALHEGQVQVGLICSEQQAIDATLKSLSDEDPRIGTVADMYWNARGGSHTDGGSFIFNLDEIKPGSTERKLTCADKFGHEIRAEQEKTPYLPGRVYYSMEEDNREKFNVSSFFELQQPDLLFEYIREGILKWDYADLMDCFKELKKWSRKNDAHLGVAISAITQLIDMRYPTGDKKRRSILQMLNHTLENIFRSLPNLENRARKSSYRLIDWESRQFFRGPDYDEKVLVIDAALFPPEGDERDSRLLTEAYFRGWRRFIVFGLKGQRFHGCGLGPDSGGVKIDIYGNSGDYLASGIDGLTICVHGNAQDQLGQIMKSGKLVVYGHTGQTFMYGAKGGEVYIMGNAAGRPLINAVGKPRVVINGTCLDYLAESFMAGDPHSGGGFVILNGVDFDMDGRVVPLEYPYPGANLFSLASGGAIYMRDPHRTIDDEQLNGGQVYDIDEKDWELILPYLEENERLFGISVEDDLLMVDGRKVTPFEAYCKVAPMKQCLIEEDGLEEWGV, from the coding sequence ATGGAAAAAATCATGTCTGAAATAATGATAAATAATATTATAAAATCGCGAAGAGAACTTGCGGGTGAGCTTCCGGTTAATAATATATTTGAAACAGAAGAAGAGGGGGGCTGCGGGGTTACTGGCTTTGCATGCAGCATCCCTGTGCGCGGAAAACATATCTTTGAGCCCTCAAAACAGATGCATAACAGGGGCAATGGCCGTGGCGGCGGGATCGCAGCAATGGGCTTTGACCACAGGATGCTTGGCGTTTCATCTAAGATATTAAAGGAGAGCTATATACTTCAGATCGCGGTTCTTGAGGATGATGTTATCAGGGAGCTGGAAAACAGGTTTATAAAACCCTTTTTCAATGTGGATTTTTCAGAAAAGATTCCAAGGCTTGATGATTACAGGGATGTACCGGGTCTTCTTGCAAAACCGCCCGATGTGTGGAGATTTTTTATCAGGGTAAAGCCTGCTGTCCTTAAGGAGTTCATAGAAAAAAACAATCTTGGCGACATGACAGAGAGGCAGGCAGAGGATGAATTTGTTTATCAGAACAGCACCAGGATCAATTCCAGGTATTATGATGCTACCGGCAGGCAGAGGGCATTTGTGCTCTCTCATGGGCGCAACTTCTTTATACTAAAGGTGGTAGGTTTTGCAGAAGAGGTGGTAAGGTATTACAAGCTTGATGATTTCAAGGCCAACATCTGGATTGCTCATCAGAGATATCCCACCAGGGGAAAGGTATGGCATCCGGCCGGGGCTCACCCCTTTATAGGCATGAATGAGGCCCTTGTGCATAATGGCGACTTTGCCAATTATCACTCTGTAAGTGAGTATCTTAAACAGAGAAATATTTATCCCAGGTTTCTTACTGATACCGAGGTCTCTGCACAGTTGTTTGACCTGTACAGCAGGACATATGGCTACCCACTCGAATATCTTATTGAGGCCCTTGCCCCGACAATGGAAAGGGATTTTGACAAACTGCCAGTTGAGAAACAGCAGATATACAGGGCAATCCAGGCAGCCCACATACACGGTTCGCCTGATGGGCCATGGTTTTTTATTATTGCCAGGAATGATACTGAAAATAACAGGCTGCAACTCATAGGTATTACAGACACAGCCATGCTCAGGCCCCAGGTCTTTGCCCTGCATGAGGGCCAGGTTCAGGTAGGGCTTATCTGTTCTGAGCAGCAGGCGATTGATGCAACCCTTAAGAGTCTTTCAGATGAAGACCCCAGAATCGGTACAGTAGCAGACATGTACTGGAACGCAAGGGGAGGGAGCCATACAGATGGCGGCTCCTTTATATTTAACCTTGATGAGATAAAACCCGGTTCAACCGAACGTAAGCTTACATGTGCTGATAAATTCGGTCATGAGATCAGGGCTGAGCAGGAAAAGACGCCCTATCTGCCGGGTCGAGTCTATTACTCAATGGAGGAGGATAACAGGGAAAAGTTCAATGTCTCTAGTTTCTTTGAGCTGCAGCAGCCGGACCTCCTGTTTGAGTATATCAGGGAGGGTATACTGAAATGGGATTATGCTGATCTTATGGATTGCTTTAAAGAGCTGAAAAAATGGTCACGGAAAAATGATGCGCACCTTGGCGTGGCAATAAGCGCGATCACTCAACTGATAGATATGCGTTATCCGACCGGTGACAAAAAACGCAGGTCAATACTCCAGATGCTCAATCATACACTTGAGAACATCTTCAGGTCTCTGCCAAACCTTGAAAACAGGGCCAGGAAAAGCTCCTACAGGCTTATTGACTGGGAAAGCAGGCAATTTTTCAGGGGGCCTGATTATGATGAAAAGGTGCTTGTTATTGATGCAGCCCTTTTCCCGCCGGAAGGGGATGAACGTGACAGCAGGCTTTTAACCGAGGCATATTTCAGGGGGTGGAGAAGGTTTATAGTCTTTGGACTTAAAGGACAGCGGTTTCACGGGTGCGGTCTTGGCCCTGATTCAGGCGGTGTTAAAATAGATATATACGGGAATTCCGGTGACTACCTTGCCTCAGGTATTGACGGGCTCACAATCTGTGTGCATGGAAACGCCCAGGATCAGTTAGGCCAGATAATGAAGTCAGGCAAACTGGTTGTATACGGCCACACAGGTCAGACATTCATGTATGGGGCAAAGGGGGGAGAGGTCTATATTATGGGTAATGCTGCGGGGCGGCCTCTTATAAATGCTGTTGGAAAACCAAGGGTGGTTATAAACGGCACATGCCTCGATTATCTCGCAGAATCATTCATGGCCGGAGATCCCCATTCAGGCGGAGGTTTTGTAATCTTAAACGGGGTGGATTTTGATATGGATGGGAGGGTTGTTCCACTTGAATATCCGTATCCCGGTGCAAACCTCTTTTCTCTGGCATCGGGCGGGGCCATATATATGCGTGACCCTCACCGGACAATAGACGATGAGCAGCTTAATGGAGGCCAGGTCTATGATATCGATGAAAAAGACTGGGAGCTGATCCTTCCCTACCTTGAGGAAAACGAGAGGCTTTTTGGGATATCAGTGGAAGATGATCTTTTGATGGTGGATGGCAGAAAAGTGACTCCGTTTGAGGCATATTGTAAGGTTGCCCCCATGAAACAGTGCCTTATCGAAGAGGATGGCCTTGAGGAGTGGGGAGTTTAA
- a CDS encoding P-II family nitrogen regulator yields the protein MKKIEAIIKPFKLEEVKEAILALGISGMTISEVKGFGRQKGHKEIYRGAEYTVDFQPKIKIEVAVDSAIVQEVVNVIIKTANTGQIGDGKIFVIPLEKAIRIRTGEENENAL from the coding sequence ATGAAAAAGATTGAGGCAATTATTAAACCATTTAAACTTGAAGAGGTTAAGGAGGCCATACTGGCGCTTGGCATAAGTGGTATGACTATTTCTGAGGTCAAGGGTTTTGGCCGCCAGAAAGGACATAAAGAGATATACAGGGGCGCTGAATATACAGTAGATTTTCAGCCAAAGATAAAGATTGAGGTTGCTGTTGATTCTGCCATTGTCCAGGAGGTTGTAAATGTTATCATTAAAACGGCAAATACCGGTCAGATAGGCGACGGCAAGATATTTGTAATACCACTTGAAAAGGCCATAAGAATCAGAACCGGTGAAGAAAACGAAAATGCCCTGTGA
- the carA gene encoding glutamine-hydrolyzing carbamoyl-phosphate synthase small subunit, whose amino-acid sequence MKALLALEDGTIFYGRSFTGEIETTGEVVFNTSMSGYQEILTDPSYCGQIVTMTYPLIGNYGINPEDVESDRIQVRALVVKEYQAMPSNWRSESTLKDYLKRANIPGIEGVDTRALTRHIRVKGAMRGAISTTITDPDQLVESARKAPDMRGMDLVRYVTCKQPMLWQNGKPVELKSGLNDFTWPEGNGKWRVIAIDYGVKYNILRSLERCDCNILVLPANTDAETINKLNPDGIFLSNGPGDPAAVTYAIDTIREQIGTRPMFGICLGHQLIGLALGGKSYKLKFGHRGGNQPVKDLITGKVDITSQNHGFCVDMDSLKDPDIEISHINLNDNTVEGLFHKKIPLFSVQYHPEASPGPHDADYLFEKFVKMMEKTYA is encoded by the coding sequence ATGAAAGCCTTATTAGCACTGGAAGATGGCACAATATTTTATGGCCGCTCTTTTACCGGAGAAATTGAAACCACAGGTGAAGTGGTCTTTAATACAAGCATGTCAGGATATCAGGAGATACTGACAGACCCCTCCTATTGCGGACAGATCGTTACCATGACCTATCCGCTCATTGGTAACTATGGAATTAACCCTGAGGATGTTGAATCAGACAGGATACAGGTCAGGGCGCTGGTGGTTAAGGAGTATCAGGCGATGCCCAGTAACTGGCGTTCTGAATCCACATTAAAGGATTATCTTAAGAGGGCAAATATACCCGGTATTGAGGGTGTAGATACAAGGGCGCTTACAAGGCATATCCGCGTAAAGGGGGCTATGAGAGGCGCAATATCTACTACTATTACTGATCCTGATCAGCTTGTCGAGTCAGCCAGAAAGGCCCCTGATATGAGGGGAATGGATCTTGTAAGGTATGTTACATGCAAACAGCCCATGCTCTGGCAAAATGGCAAGCCTGTTGAACTTAAGAGCGGGCTCAATGATTTTACCTGGCCGGAGGGTAATGGCAAATGGAGGGTTATCGCGATAGATTACGGGGTGAAATACAATATATTAAGGTCTCTTGAAAGATGTGACTGTAATATCCTTGTCCTTCCCGCAAATACGGATGCTGAAACAATTAATAAACTAAACCCTGATGGCATCTTTTTAAGCAATGGGCCGGGTGACCCTGCTGCTGTTACCTATGCAATTGATACAATCCGTGAGCAGATCGGTACAAGGCCAATGTTTGGCATATGCCTTGGGCACCAGCTTATAGGGCTTGCGCTTGGCGGAAAGAGCTACAAACTCAAGTTTGGCCACAGGGGGGGGAATCAGCCTGTTAAGGACCTTATAACAGGAAAGGTGGATATCACCTCACAGAATCACGGCTTTTGTGTGGATATGGATTCTCTTAAAGACCCTGATATAGAGATCAGCCATATTAATCTCAATGACAATACTGTTGAGGGGCTGTTTCACAAAAAGATACCCCTGTTTTCTGTGCAGTATCATCCGGAGGCATCGCCCGGCCCCCATGATGCGGATTACCTGTTTGAAAAATTTGTAAAAATGATGGAAAAAACTTATGCCTAA
- the carB gene encoding carbamoyl-phosphate synthase large subunit, with translation MPKRTDIKKILIIGSGPIVIGQACEFDYSGTQACKALMEEGYEVVLINSNPATIMTDPETAHRTYIEPITPEIVIKILERERPQAILPTLGGQTGLNTAVKVAETGILERLGIELIGASIPVIQKAEDREKFRDAIHKINLKVPENGIVRNMEQAREVAERIGYPLIIRASFTLGGIGSGIVYNKEEMESIASAGLDASMISEIIIEKSLIGWKEYELEVMRDFKDNVVIICSIENFDPMGVHTGDSITVAPAQTLTDREYQMMRDAAIDIIREIGVQTGGSNIQFAIHPKTGEMVVIEMNPRVSRSSALASKATGFPIAKIAAKLAVGYTLDELANDITRETRAAFEPTIDYCVVKIPRWTFEKFPGAQDRLTTSMKSVGETMSIGRTFKEALQKAIRSLETGRFGLGSDIPGEEEQYDLHEIEEGLINPNSRRLFFIREALKKGLSIERINELSAIDPWFLFNIRQIYEMEMKLKGMADNNVDIMDFTPEFLKQIKEYGFSDVQLGIIFNRTEDEIREIRKLKSIEPVYKLVDTCAAEFEAYTPYYYSTYEQENEIRKTNTKKVIILGGGPNRIGQGIEFDYCCVQASFALKEMGIESIMVNSNPETVSTDYDTSDKLYFEPLTKEDVLNIIDQEKPEGVIVQFGGQTPLNIAVPLANAGVKILGTSPDSIDRAEDRERFQILLNKLNIRQPQNGIATNKDQAIKIAEEIGYPVVVRPSFVLGGRAMRIVYDRRDLQYYMETAVKVSPGKPILIDKFLDHTTEIDVDAISDGVETVLGGIMEHIEEAGVHSGDSACVLPAISLGTEILDQIRSHTKAIAKELNVIGLMNIQYAVKDGVIYVLEVNPRASRTVPFVSKATGVSLAKLATKVIMGCTLKELGFTEEIIPVHVSCKESVFPFTRFQGVDTILGPEMKSTGEVMGIDTTFEMAFAKSQLAAGQKLPLSGTVFVSVKDSDKKDVLRSVAILSQTGFNIVATRGTAAYLRENGIPVKDVNKVSEGRPHIVDMIKNGEISLVINTTNNKKAISESFPIRRSALVLGIPYTTTIAGAGATALAIKKMVEGRIDVKTIQEYHNF, from the coding sequence ATGCCTAAACGAACAGACATAAAAAAGATATTGATTATAGGTTCAGGCCCTATTGTTATTGGTCAGGCCTGCGAATTTGACTACAGCGGCACTCAGGCCTGCAAGGCCCTGATGGAAGAGGGTTATGAGGTTGTGCTTATTAACAGTAACCCTGCAACCATCATGACTGATCCTGAAACAGCACACCGCACATATATTGAACCAATTACGCCTGAGATAGTTATAAAAATCCTTGAGAGAGAAAGACCACAGGCTATCCTTCCTACCCTTGGCGGGCAGACCGGTCTTAACACTGCTGTCAAGGTGGCAGAGACAGGTATACTTGAAAGGCTTGGCATTGAACTGATCGGCGCCTCCATACCCGTCATACAGAAGGCAGAAGACCGTGAAAAGTTCAGGGATGCAATACACAAGATCAATTTAAAGGTGCCTGAGAATGGTATTGTACGCAACATGGAGCAGGCCAGGGAGGTGGCTGAGAGAATAGGCTATCCCCTTATTATAAGGGCAAGCTTTACCCTTGGCGGAATTGGAAGCGGCATTGTCTACAACAAAGAAGAGATGGAGAGCATTGCCAGCGCCGGGCTCGATGCAAGCATGATATCTGAGATCATTATCGAGAAATCCCTTATCGGCTGGAAGGAGTATGAGCTGGAGGTGATGAGGGACTTTAAGGATAATGTTGTTATCATATGCTCCATAGAAAACTTTGATCCTATGGGTGTTCACACGGGTGACAGCATTACTGTCGCCCCTGCCCAGACCCTTACAGACCGTGAATACCAGATGATGCGTGATGCGGCCATAGATATTATCCGTGAAATAGGCGTCCAGACAGGCGGATCAAATATACAGTTTGCCATACACCCAAAAACAGGTGAGATGGTAGTTATTGAGATGAACCCCAGGGTCTCAAGGAGTTCAGCCCTGGCCTCAAAGGCAACCGGCTTTCCTATTGCAAAGATTGCAGCCAAGCTTGCTGTTGGTTACACCCTGGATGAACTTGCCAATGATATCACCCGTGAAACGCGTGCGGCCTTTGAGCCAACTATAGATTACTGTGTTGTAAAGATCCCAAGATGGACATTTGAAAAATTCCCCGGGGCTCAGGATCGTCTCACCACTTCAATGAAATCGGTTGGTGAAACAATGTCCATAGGAAGGACATTTAAGGAGGCTTTACAGAAGGCTATTAGATCCCTTGAGACAGGACGTTTCGGCCTCGGGTCTGATATACCTGGTGAGGAAGAGCAATATGACCTGCATGAGATAGAAGAGGGGCTGATAAACCCCAATTCCAGAAGACTCTTTTTCATCCGTGAGGCATTAAAGAAAGGTCTTTCAATCGAAAGGATAAATGAGCTATCGGCTATTGATCCATGGTTCCTTTTCAACATCAGGCAGATATATGAGATGGAAATGAAACTCAAGGGTATGGCGGATAATAATGTGGATATCATGGATTTTACACCTGAGTTTTTAAAGCAGATTAAGGAATATGGTTTCTCTGATGTCCAGCTCGGTATTATCTTCAATAGAACAGAGGATGAGATAAGGGAGATAAGAAAGCTAAAGAGCATTGAGCCGGTGTATAAACTGGTTGATACATGTGCCGCAGAGTTTGAGGCATATACCCCATATTACTACTCTACCTATGAACAGGAAAACGAGATAAGAAAGACGAATACAAAAAAGGTGATCATACTTGGCGGCGGCCCAAACAGGATAGGGCAGGGCATAGAGTTTGACTACTGCTGCGTGCAGGCCTCATTTGCGTTAAAAGAAATGGGCATTGAAAGTATCATGGTAAACAGCAACCCTGAGACTGTTAGCACAGATTATGATACCTCTGACAAGCTCTATTTTGAGCCCCTTACCAAAGAGGATGTCTTAAATATTATTGATCAGGAAAAACCGGAAGGTGTTATTGTACAGTTCGGGGGGCAGACACCACTTAATATTGCAGTGCCCCTTGCCAATGCCGGTGTGAAAATTCTGGGTACAAGCCCTGACAGTATAGACAGGGCAGAGGACAGGGAAAGATTTCAGATACTCCTTAATAAGCTCAATATTCGTCAGCCCCAAAACGGTATTGCTACAAACAAGGATCAGGCAATAAAGATAGCAGAGGAGATAGGCTACCCTGTGGTTGTAAGGCCATCCTTTGTGCTTGGCGGAAGGGCAATGAGGATTGTATATGACAGGCGTGATCTGCAATATTATATGGAAACAGCCGTAAAGGTATCACCCGGAAAGCCTATATTGATAGATAAGTTTCTTGATCACACAACAGAGATAGATGTTGATGCCATATCAGATGGTGTGGAGACCGTACTGGGCGGTATAATGGAACATATTGAAGAGGCCGGAGTTCACTCAGGTGACAGCGCCTGTGTGCTTCCGGCCATCTCACTCGGCACTGAAATACTGGATCAGATCAGGTCCCATACAAAGGCGATTGCAAAGGAGCTGAATGTTATCGGGCTTATGAATATCCAGTATGCTGTAAAAGATGGAGTCATATATGTGCTTGAGGTCAACCCCCGCGCCTCAAGAACCGTACCCTTTGTGAGCAAGGCCACAGGTGTTTCCCTTGCGAAACTCGCAACAAAGGTGATAATGGGATGCACTTTAAAGGAGCTGGGTTTTACTGAAGAGATCATCCCTGTTCATGTCTCGTGCAAGGAGTCGGTATTCCCATTTACAAGGTTCCAGGGTGTGGACACAATACTTGGCCCTGAGATGAAATCAACCGGAGAGGTAATGGGTATAGACACCACATTTGAAATGGCCTTTGCAAAATCTCAGCTTGCAGCGGGTCAGAAGCTCCCCCTTTCAGGCACAGTATTTGTGAGCGTAAAGGATTCGGATAAAAAGGATGTGTTAAGGTCTGTGGCCATTCTCAGCCAGACCGGATTTAACATCGTTGCCACAAGGGGCACAGCGGCATATCTGAGGGAGAATGGCATCCCGGTAAAGGATGTAAACAAGGTAAGTGAAGGCAGGCCCCATATTGTGGATATGATAAAAAACGGTGAGATCAGCCTTGTCATTAATACCACCAACAATAAAAAGGCTATTTCAGAGTCTTTCCCAATAAGAAGAAGCGCACTTGTGCTTGGAATACCATATACAACAACAATCGCAGGGGCAGGCGCTACTGCGCTTGCAATTAAAAAGATGGTTGAAGGCAGGATCGATGTTAAGACCATCCAGGAGTATCATAATTTTTAG
- a CDS encoding amidophosphoribosyltransferase — protein MECYCNQIKEMTDRPKDECGIFAIYHHEDAAKLTYFGLYAQQHRGQESAGIVVSDGENIVEHKAMGLVPDIFNDKILNELKGNIALGHVRYSTTGSSLLANAQPFRIKHGGKCIAMAHNGNLVNAFSIRKELEDSGSIFQTSMDSEVVLHLVARSMKKGLEKALIDTMSRIKGAYSLVLMTEDTLIAVRDPNGFRPLCLARLNGGYVIASETCALDLVQAEYIRDVEPGEIIIINQEGLRSIKAIAPQRKAHCIFELIYFARPDSSVFGQNVYMFRKKQGQLMAEEFHVDADLVMPFPDSGNYAAIGFAQASTIPLEMGVIRNHYIGRTFIQPSQTMRDFGVKVKLNPVKELFKGKRILIIEDSIIRGTTSKTRIETLRNIGAKEIHMLVSCPPHRFPCHYGIDFSTKGELIAAQKSVDEIRDFIGLDSLGYLSIENLVKATHIPRQDLCLACFDGNYPVPVDEAAAGKFSLE, from the coding sequence ATGGAATGCTATTGTAATCAGATAAAAGAGATGACTGACAGGCCAAAGGATGAATGCGGCATATTTGCCATTTATCACCATGAAGATGCAGCGAAGTTGACCTATTTCGGTCTTTATGCACAGCAGCACCGTGGGCAGGAGAGCGCCGGAATAGTGGTGTCAGACGGCGAAAATATTGTTGAGCATAAGGCTATGGGCCTGGTGCCTGATATATTTAATGACAAGATACTTAATGAACTGAAAGGTAATATTGCCCTCGGACATGTGAGGTATTCCACAACAGGCTCTTCACTTCTGGCAAACGCACAGCCATTCAGGATAAAGCATGGCGGTAAGTGTATTGCAATGGCACATAATGGAAATCTGGTTAACGCATTCAGCATTCGTAAGGAGCTTGAAGATAGCGGGTCAATTTTTCAGACCAGTATGGACAGTGAGGTGGTGCTTCACCTTGTAGCAAGATCCATGAAAAAGGGACTTGAAAAGGCATTGATTGATACCATGAGCAGAATAAAAGGGGCCTATTCACTGGTACTTATGACAGAGGATACGCTCATTGCCGTGCGCGACCCCAATGGATTCAGGCCCCTGTGCCTTGCAAGGCTGAATGGGGGCTATGTTATTGCATCCGAGACCTGCGCCCTTGATCTGGTGCAGGCAGAATATATAAGGGATGTTGAACCTGGAGAGATAATCATCATCAACCAAGAGGGGTTAAGGAGCATAAAAGCCATTGCCCCTCAAAGAAAGGCTCACTGTATCTTTGAGCTTATATATTTTGCACGGCCTGACAGCTCTGTCTTTGGCCAGAATGTATATATGTTCCGGAAAAAACAGGGGCAGCTTATGGCAGAGGAGTTTCATGTGGATGCTGACCTTGTAATGCCCTTTCCTGATTCAGGCAACTATGCGGCTATAGGTTTTGCACAGGCATCAACGATCCCTCTTGAAATGGGTGTTATAAGAAACCACTACATTGGCAGGACATTTATCCAGCCCTCACAGACCATGCGGGACTTTGGGGTCAAGGTTAAGCTTAACCCTGTAAAGGAACTGTTCAAGGGTAAACGTATATTAATAATAGAGGATTCAATTATCAGGGGAACAACATCAAAAACCAGGATAGAGACCCTGCGTAATATTGGGGCAAAGGAGATACACATGCTTGTCTCATGCCCACCCCACAGGTTTCCATGCCACTATGGAATAGATTTTTCAACAAAGGGAGAGCTTATAGCAGCACAGAAGTCTGTTGATGAGATAAGAGATTTTATAGGGCTGGATAGTTTAGGCTACCTGAGCATTGAAAACCTTGTAAAGGCTACACATATACCAAGACAAGACCTTTGCCTAGCCTGTTTTGATGGCAATTACCCTGTGCCTGTTGATGAAGCAGCAGCAGGTAAGTTTTCACTGGAATAA
- a CDS encoding VCBS repeat-containing protein — protein MRPVSTYNRKMACRLISFLLTLQLAWVCTAIAETVKDEFNFSGAPFTILNIKEHIIPIDMDGDGLKDLLCSKESSISIYFQKKDDDISKVFNFSRPDISIDMPGNAVGWDIDYKAAKKADDTDRSKRLMVIIEGKSVMAWPFKRDSVGEPSTLIDNLPGYLPKGAYPLNFIRDINSDGLNDIILPGNGKLHIYLQDENGDYHNNTFINTSMNMASILSVQSNIAGNVGQSISIPSMNIRDINNDGRNDLISTVDKLTEIFLGLPDGGFPSDPSFRYDLTTMTAPPKKFNLDTLDFSNILSALPIGPQQYMQDLDGDKIEDLLLLDNGKITVFNGTSMGIDLEKPRQILKSSGNVLVAFAAVTRDKAKNSSGKDALATFLSDNQDETRPKDLVLIRLPDISVGDIFQWFVFSKDLDVDFFIYKNLGKEFEKRPGRKITLTVKMPSALKLFSFFNDLDNREQNPSNITVVPANLGKTENKKNDRLVLRDNTIQGFRLNDSRNIDQLSEKQFNEIIDLMNRLGFVINEDHYVIDMEKMMKNLPELGNFNLLELKDKQPVFKIELLPYLNNPHKDTKAAEQGIAAVDLNSDSLDDIFLFTDRDNNNISGTLFISR, from the coding sequence ATGAGACCTGTATCTACATATAACCGGAAAATGGCGTGCAGACTTATCTCTTTTTTGCTGACACTGCAGCTGGCATGGGTATGTACAGCCATTGCTGAAACAGTTAAAGATGAGTTCAACTTTAGTGGAGCACCATTCACTATATTAAACATAAAGGAGCACATAATTCCAATCGACATGGATGGTGATGGTTTAAAAGACCTTTTATGTTCAAAGGAATCAAGTATCTCCATTTATTTTCAAAAAAAGGATGATGATATTTCAAAGGTCTTTAATTTCAGCAGACCTGACATCTCTATTGATATGCCAGGCAATGCTGTTGGCTGGGATATTGATTATAAGGCAGCAAAAAAGGCCGATGACACAGACAGGTCCAAAAGGCTTATGGTAATCATTGAGGGGAAATCTGTAATGGCATGGCCTTTTAAGAGAGACTCTGTTGGTGAGCCATCAACGCTTATTGATAATCTGCCGGGCTATTTGCCAAAAGGGGCCTACCCTTTAAATTTTATAAGAGATATCAATTCTGATGGCTTGAACGATATAATCCTGCCAGGGAATGGCAAACTTCATATCTACCTGCAGGATGAAAATGGCGATTATCATAACAATACCTTCATAAATACCAGTATGAACATGGCGTCTATATTATCAGTGCAATCAAATATTGCAGGCAATGTCGGTCAAAGCATCTCCATACCGTCCATGAATATTCGTGATATCAACAATGACGGGCGAAATGACCTGATCTCTACTGTTGATAAACTGACAGAGATTTTTCTTGGTCTACCGGATGGAGGTTTCCCATCTGACCCGAGCTTCAGGTATGATTTAACCACCATGACAGCCCCTCCTAAGAAATTTAACCTGGACACCTTGGATTTTTCCAATATCCTGAGTGCCCTTCCAATAGGCCCTCAGCAGTATATGCAGGACCTGGATGGCGACAAGATAGAGGATCTGCTGCTGCTTGATAATGGTAAAATTACTGTGTTCAACGGTACATCTATGGGTATTGATCTTGAAAAACCCAGACAGATACTGAAATCAAGCGGGAATGTGCTTGTTGCATTTGCTGCGGTAACCAGGGACAAGGCAAAAAACAGCTCCGGAAAGGATGCGCTTGCCACATTTCTAAGTGATAACCAGGATGAAACCAGGCCAAAGGATCTTGTCCTGATCCGGTTACCGGATATTTCTGTTGGTGATATCTTTCAGTGGTTTGTCTTTTCAAAGGATCTAGATGTTGATTTTTTTATCTATAAAAATCTGGGTAAAGAATTTGAAAAACGGCCAGGCCGCAAGATTACCCTTACTGTAAAAATGCCATCTGCACTTAAATTGTTTTCTTTTTTTAATGATTTGGATAACAGGGAGCAAAACCCTTCAAATATTACTGTTGTGCCTGCAAACCTGGGTAAAACTGAGAATAAAAAAAATGATCGCCTGGTGCTCAGAGACAACACTATCCAGGGTTTCAGGTTAAATGACAGCAGAAATATTGATCAGTTAAGCGAGAAGCAGTTTAATGAGATTATTGATCTTATGAATCGCCTGGGATTTGTGATAAATGAAGATCATTATGTAATAGATATGGAAAAGATGATGAAAAATCTGCCGGAACTAGGCAATTTTAATCTGCTCGAACTGAAAGATAAACAGCCTGTTTTTAAGATAGAGCTGTTACCCTACCTTAATAATCCCCATAAGGATACAAAGGCAGCTGAGCAGGGTATTGCAGCTGTGGATCTGAATAGTGATAGTCTGGATGATATATTTTTATTTACAGACCGGGACAATAATAATATATCAGGCACATTATTTATTTCCCGTTAA